A window of Gloeomargarita sp. SKYB120 contains these coding sequences:
- a CDS encoding DUF3445 domain-containing protein, with protein sequence MPARTVEQLPEAPRYFPLEKGRYEVKPGLHPLGTDFGNGDWDRRVFQIDSDFPHYHQVKQAARQEHLAKYVQTWELSPAVERAVAEFMAQRLAQEYPQWFHLETWINGWQLRCDLTGDTLAFDREGRVQHPTYGSALDALAMQVQEDVCVVCRAGDRHWVSAIHLCFPNHWAAQDKIGKTFAEVHAPVPGMAPLNQRGVALVHAMIAGPPMVRFAWGLSTDTELNHHPDRPAGRTFDPQHPQLYLRIERQVIWGLPAVDAAVFTIRTYFRDVSVLRRDPRLCTLLQQAIRSMSPPSLAYKGLAAHWQEILAWLEGGSAQ encoded by the coding sequence ATGCCTGCCCGGACAGTGGAGCAGTTGCCCGAGGCGCCCCGCTATTTCCCGCTGGAGAAGGGCCGCTACGAGGTCAAACCGGGCCTGCATCCCCTGGGAACAGATTTCGGCAATGGAGACTGGGACCGACGGGTGTTTCAGATAGATAGCGACTTTCCCCACTACCACCAGGTCAAGCAGGCGGCCCGCCAGGAACATCTCGCCAAGTATGTGCAGACCTGGGAGTTGTCCCCAGCGGTGGAACGGGCCGTAGCCGAGTTCATGGCCCAGCGCCTGGCCCAGGAGTATCCCCAGTGGTTTCACCTGGAGACCTGGATTAACGGCTGGCAATTGCGCTGTGATTTAACCGGCGACACCCTGGCGTTTGACCGGGAGGGACGGGTGCAGCATCCAACCTACGGCTCGGCGTTGGATGCCCTGGCGATGCAGGTGCAGGAGGATGTGTGCGTGGTGTGTCGCGCCGGAGACCGCCACTGGGTGAGCGCCATTCACCTGTGTTTTCCCAATCACTGGGCAGCCCAAGACAAGATTGGCAAGACGTTTGCCGAGGTCCACGCGCCGGTGCCGGGCATGGCTCCCTTGAATCAACGGGGAGTGGCGCTGGTGCATGCCATGATTGCGGGTCCACCGATGGTGCGGTTTGCCTGGGGGTTGAGCACCGATACGGAGTTGAACCATCACCCGGACCGGCCTGCTGGTCGCACCTTTGACCCCCAACACCCGCAACTATACCTGCGCATCGAACGCCAGGTGATCTGGGGCTTGCCAGCGGTGGACGCTGCCGTGTTTACCATCCGCACCTACTTCCGGGACGTCAGTGTTCTGCGGCGCGACCCTAGGTTGTGTACGCTGTTGCAGCAGGCCATTCGGTCCATGTCACCCCCATCGCTTGCTTATAAGGGATTAGCCGCGCATTGGCAAGAAATTCTGGCTTGGTTGGAAGGGGGTTCTGCACAATAA
- a CDS encoding aminopeptidase P N-terminal domain-containing protein, with the protein MVTTPVGLHPPIPASEYAERRRKFLSVLGRGVAILPSAPLSYLHNDVEANYRQDGNLFYLTGLNEPGAVAVFAPHHPEHQFVLFVLPKDWEKEVWTGYRVGPEAAKELYGCDAAFPLEELDQKLPEYVEGADCIYYHPSRDEAMNEKIYRLWQKMLHLRQRKGYGPTMLADVNPLLHPLRMVKSPLEIERIRQAAAIAIQAHQHAQEIARPGLYEYEIQAAMEHIFHQHGGRPAYPSIVASGPNACILHYGDNTRQTQDGDLVLIDAGCAWGCYNSDITRTFPVNGRLTPPQKDIYDLVLRAQLAAIDVVKPGVPYDQIHKTAVRVLVEGLIDLGLLKGDPEEIASETDEKKQLYRPYYMHRTGHWLGLDVHDAGIYYQARDQATLLAPGQVFTVEPGLYIGPHTQPAEGQPPIPDEFRGIGVRIEDDVLVTETGCEVLTAAVPK; encoded by the coding sequence ATGGTGACGACACCGGTTGGTTTACATCCCCCTATCCCCGCCAGCGAGTACGCCGAACGCCGCCGCAAGTTTTTGAGCGTTTTGGGTCGGGGTGTGGCGATTTTACCGAGCGCCCCTTTGAGCTATCTCCACAACGACGTCGAGGCCAACTACCGACAAGATGGGAACTTGTTTTACCTGACGGGGTTGAACGAGCCGGGCGCGGTGGCGGTGTTTGCCCCCCATCATCCTGAACACCAGTTTGTGCTGTTTGTCCTGCCCAAGGATTGGGAAAAAGAGGTGTGGACCGGTTACCGAGTGGGACCCGAAGCCGCCAAAGAACTTTATGGCTGCGATGCGGCCTTTCCCCTGGAGGAACTAGACCAGAAACTGCCGGAGTACGTGGAGGGGGCCGACTGCATCTACTACCACCCCAGCCGCGACGAGGCAATGAATGAAAAAATCTACCGGCTCTGGCAAAAAATGCTCCACCTGCGGCAACGCAAGGGCTATGGGCCGACGATGCTGGCGGACGTGAATCCCCTGTTGCACCCGCTGCGCATGGTCAAAAGCCCCCTGGAGATTGAGCGCATCCGGCAAGCGGCGGCCATTGCCATCCAGGCCCACCAGCACGCCCAGGAAATCGCCCGCCCCGGCCTGTACGAATACGAAATCCAGGCGGCCATGGAGCACATCTTTCACCAGCACGGGGGTCGACCGGCCTATCCCTCCATCGTGGCCTCGGGACCCAACGCCTGCATCCTGCATTACGGGGACAACACGCGCCAGACCCAGGACGGGGACTTGGTGCTGATTGACGCTGGGTGCGCCTGGGGCTGCTACAACTCAGACATCACGCGCACATTTCCAGTCAACGGACGCCTGACCCCACCCCAAAAAGACATCTACGACCTGGTGCTGCGGGCGCAGTTGGCGGCGATTGACGTGGTGAAGCCGGGGGTGCCCTACGACCAAATCCATAAAACGGCGGTGCGGGTGCTGGTGGAAGGGTTGATTGACCTGGGATTGCTCAAGGGCGACCCGGAAGAAATCGCCAGTGAAACGGACGAGAAAAAGCAACTGTACCGACCCTACTACATGCACCGCACGGGGCACTGGCTGGGGTTGGATGTGCATGACGCCGGCATTTACTACCAGGCCAGAGACCAGGCGACGCTGCTGGCACCAGGACAGGTGTTTACAGTGGAACCAGGACTGTACATCGGCCCCCACACCCAACCCGCCGAGGGGCAACCGCCCATTCCCGACGAGTTCCGGGGGATTGGGGTGCGCATTGAAGACGACGTGCTGGTGACGGAAACGGGCTGTGAGGTGTTGACAGCGGCGGTACCCAAGTAA
- a CDS encoding SPFH domain-containing protein — MRRYGLLGLSVLGLVLARPAQAQLGQVSKDVAGVLIAAFVVLFVLVIALVLLSQIVYICNPNEILIFSGREHRLRSGQKVGYRVVFGGAAIRIPILESVERMDLTTMPVQVEVKNAYSAGGIPLQIQAIANIKVSSDPEIVGNAIERFLGRKREEIIRVAKETLEGNLRSVVATLTPEQVNEDRLQFADRISRFVERDLAKLGLQLDTLKIQSVSDEVDYLNSIGRRQIAEMLRDAQIAESNAEREAEAAVAESRRAEVAQKEAQAAIQQKQNEHRKRKAELELQARAEEERTEAIAQETRAKAEQELQAVRAELERLRLEADVVLPAQAQRQAQEFLARGQAAQLAAKAKATAAVAEMLNALWQEYGQDASAILLIQQLETLLTTAAQVPQKLQVDRVHVIDSGQGQTLSALMRAYPEMVQQFLQQADRTLGLNLAQVLQTPPPAHQ; from the coding sequence ATGCGTCGGTACGGGTTACTGGGGTTGAGTGTGCTGGGACTTGTGTTGGCGCGACCGGCACAGGCACAGCTGGGGCAGGTGAGCAAGGACGTTGCAGGTGTTTTGATCGCTGCCTTCGTCGTGCTGTTTGTCCTGGTCATTGCCCTGGTGCTCCTGAGCCAGATTGTTTACATCTGCAACCCCAACGAGATTCTCATTTTTTCGGGGCGGGAACATCGCTTGCGCAGCGGCCAAAAGGTGGGTTACCGGGTGGTGTTTGGCGGCGCGGCCATCCGCATTCCTATCCTCGAGAGCGTGGAGCGCATGGATTTGACGACGATGCCGGTGCAGGTGGAGGTGAAAAACGCCTATTCTGCTGGCGGCATTCCCCTGCAAATTCAAGCCATTGCCAATATCAAGGTATCCAGCGACCCGGAGATTGTGGGCAACGCCATTGAACGGTTTTTGGGCCGGAAACGGGAGGAAATTATCCGCGTGGCAAAGGAAACCCTAGAGGGGAATTTACGAAGTGTGGTGGCCACCCTGACGCCAGAGCAGGTCAACGAGGACCGTTTGCAATTTGCCGACCGGATTTCCCGCTTTGTGGAACGGGATTTGGCGAAATTGGGACTGCAACTGGACACGCTGAAAATCCAGAGCGTCTCGGACGAGGTGGATTACCTGAACTCGATTGGGCGGCGGCAAATTGCCGAGATGTTGCGGGATGCCCAAATCGCTGAGTCCAACGCGGAACGGGAAGCAGAAGCGGCGGTCGCTGAAAGTCGTCGCGCGGAAGTGGCCCAGAAAGAAGCCCAGGCGGCTATCCAGCAAAAACAAAACGAACACCGCAAGCGCAAGGCGGAACTGGAATTGCAAGCGCGGGCGGAAGAAGAACGCACCGAAGCCATTGCCCAGGAGACCCGCGCCAAGGCCGAACAGGAGTTGCAAGCGGTACGGGCGGAGTTGGAACGGTTACGCCTGGAAGCGGATGTGGTGCTCCCCGCCCAGGCGCAACGCCAAGCCCAGGAGTTTCTCGCGCGGGGACAGGCGGCGCAGTTGGCGGCCAAGGCCAAAGCGACGGCGGCTGTGGCGGAGATGCTCAACGCCCTGTGGCAAGAGTACGGTCAGGACGCCAGCGCCATCCTGCTCATCCAGCAACTGGAGACGCTCCTGACGACCGCCGCCCAAGTGCCCCAGAAATTGCAGGTGGACCGAGTGCACGTGATTGACAGCGGCCAGGGGCAGACCTTGAGTGCCCTGATGCGGGCCTACCCCGAGATGGTGCAGCAGTTTCTCCAGCAGGCGGACCGGACGCTCGGTTTGAATCTCGCCCAGGTGCTCCAGACGCCCCCGCCGGCGCATCAGTAG
- a CDS encoding diflavin flavoprotein, with protein MSVTPPRDVQTVPIATDTWVLRSRSWQRLRFEMEYALERGTTANSYLIYGDKITLMDPPGETFTELFLTELQRHVALDQITYVILGHINPNRVATLARLWQLAPQIVFVCSNPGDQTLRSLLAQRLPELTAQRPPQTLVIRGEETLDIGRGHVLELIPIPTPRFPNGLATFDPSTGLLFCGKFFSAHRCSDQVFDEGWEALQEDYRYYFDCIHAPQVRQVEQVLERLGRWRATCYANGHGSLVRYHVPELTYLYRLWCERQSGYDITVALLYASAYGNTATLAQAIGRGLTKGGVRVESLNCEFASPEEIRQVVSQAQGIILGSPTLGGHAPTQMQTALGIVLEQAPRTVLVGVFGSYGWSGEAVDLLAGRLRDAGFPFGFEPIRVKFAPTDADLQRCEQTGTDFAQALRQKQRRQVARPTDAQAARAEQAMGRIVGPLCVLAARRGELTSGMLASWVSQATFNPPGITVAVAKDRAVESLLHVGDRFVLNILPEGSHLPRHFLKPFAPGEDRFAGVATTTTADGCPILTEALAYLHCQVAQRMECGDHWVIYAVVDEGKVLNPTGITAVHHRKSGNHY; from the coding sequence ATGAGCGTGACGCCGCCCCGTGATGTGCAGACGGTACCGATTGCTACTGATACCTGGGTATTGCGCTCGCGCAGTTGGCAACGGTTGCGCTTTGAAATGGAATACGCCCTGGAACGGGGAACGACAGCCAACAGTTACCTGATTTACGGGGACAAAATCACCCTGATGGACCCGCCGGGGGAAACCTTTACGGAACTGTTTTTGACGGAATTGCAGCGTCATGTTGCCTTGGACCAGATTACCTATGTGATCTTGGGCCACATCAACCCCAACCGGGTAGCAACGCTGGCGCGGCTCTGGCAATTGGCGCCCCAAATTGTCTTTGTCTGTTCCAATCCTGGCGACCAGACCCTGCGGTCCTTACTGGCGCAACGCCTGCCGGAGTTGACGGCGCAACGGCCCCCCCAGACGTTGGTTATCCGGGGTGAAGAAACGCTGGATATTGGCCGGGGGCACGTGCTGGAGCTAATTCCCATTCCCACGCCCCGCTTTCCCAATGGGTTGGCCACGTTTGACCCCAGCACGGGGCTGCTGTTTTGCGGCAAGTTTTTCAGCGCCCACCGCTGCAGCGACCAGGTGTTTGACGAAGGTTGGGAGGCGCTCCAGGAAGACTACCGCTACTACTTCGACTGCATCCACGCGCCCCAGGTGCGGCAAGTCGAACAGGTGCTGGAACGGCTAGGCCGCTGGCGGGCGACGTGCTATGCCAATGGGCACGGCTCCCTGGTGCGCTACCACGTGCCGGAGTTGACCTATCTCTACCGGCTCTGGTGCGAGCGGCAAAGCGGGTACGACATAACAGTGGCCCTGCTGTATGCGTCGGCCTACGGTAATACGGCGACCCTGGCGCAGGCGATAGGGCGGGGCTTGACCAAAGGGGGCGTGCGGGTGGAGTCCCTGAATTGCGAATTTGCCAGTCCCGAAGAAATCCGCCAGGTGGTCAGCCAGGCGCAGGGGATCATCCTGGGGTCGCCTACGCTTGGGGGACACGCGCCCACGCAGATGCAGACCGCCCTGGGCATTGTCCTGGAACAGGCGCCGCGCACGGTGCTGGTGGGTGTGTTTGGTTCCTATGGCTGGAGCGGCGAAGCCGTGGACCTTCTGGCCGGGCGGTTGCGGGATGCGGGCTTCCCCTTCGGCTTTGAACCCATCCGGGTGAAATTTGCCCCCACCGACGCCGACTTGCAGCGCTGCGAACAGACCGGCACAGATTTCGCCCAGGCCCTGCGCCAGAAACAACGGCGACAAGTTGCCCGTCCCACCGATGCCCAAGCCGCCCGTGCCGAACAAGCCATGGGCCGCATTGTGGGTCCTCTGTGCGTTTTGGCGGCCCGCCGGGGCGAACTCACCAGCGGCATGCTGGCAAGCTGGGTGTCCCAAGCCACGTTTAATCCCCCTGGCATCACCGTCGCCGTGGCCAAAGACCGAGCGGTGGAGTCGCTGCTACACGTAGGCGACCGGTTCGTGCTGAACATCTTGCCCGAAGGAAGCCATTTGCCCCGCCATTTCTTGAAACCCTTTGCGCCGGGGGAAGACCGGTTTGCCGGAGTTGCCACCACCACCACCGCCGACGGGTGCCCGATTCTCACCGAGGCCTTGGCCTATCTCCACTGCCAGGTGGCCCAGCGCATGGAGTGCGGCGACCACTGGGTGATTTACGCCGTGGTGGACGAAGGCAAGGTGCTCAACCCCACGGGCATCACCGCCGTCCATCACCGCAAATCCGGCAATCACTACTGA